Proteins encoded within one genomic window of Prauserella marina:
- a CDS encoding solute symporter family protein has translation MSTLAQGVEGGNAALNISIFALFVLVTLVVVFRASRNTKTASDYYAAGRAFSGPQNGTAIAGDYLSAASFLGIAGAIAVYGYDGFLYSIGFLVAWLVALLLVAELLRNTGKFTMGDVLAFRMRQRPVRAAAATSTLAVSFFYLLAQMAGAGALVSLLLGIDDDAGQAIVIAVVGVVMITYVLVGGMKGTTWVQIIKAALLIAGTFAMTVWVLGRYGFNLSGLLGAASDSAGGNSALLNPGEKYGASETSKLDFLSLGIALVLGTAGLPHVLMRFYTVPTAKEARRSVVWAIVLIGLFYLFTLVLGYGAAAIVGSDTISNAPGGENSAAPLLAQALGGPVLLGFIAAVAFATILAVVAGLTITASASFAHDVYANVIKKGKVDSKNAEVRVARITACVIGAIAIVGGILAKEQNVAFLVALAFAVAASANLPTILYSLFWKRFNTSGALWSIYGGLTVCVVLIVFSPAVSGKDNSMVTGVDFHWFPLENPGLVSIPVSFFLGWLGTVLSKEHKEDKYKEMEVRALTGAGAEKATTH, from the coding sequence ATGAGCACTCTCGCCCAGGGCGTCGAAGGCGGCAACGCCGCGCTCAACATCAGCATCTTCGCGCTGTTCGTCCTCGTCACGCTCGTCGTCGTGTTCAGGGCATCCCGCAACACCAAGACCGCGTCCGACTACTACGCGGCGGGAAGAGCCTTCTCGGGGCCACAGAACGGAACCGCGATCGCGGGCGACTATCTCTCCGCGGCGTCCTTCCTCGGTATCGCGGGCGCGATCGCCGTGTACGGCTACGACGGGTTCCTGTACTCGATCGGCTTCCTCGTGGCATGGCTCGTCGCGCTGCTGCTGGTCGCGGAACTGTTGCGCAACACGGGCAAGTTCACGATGGGCGACGTGCTCGCCTTCCGCATGCGGCAGCGGCCCGTCCGCGCGGCGGCGGCGACCTCGACGCTGGCCGTGTCGTTCTTCTATCTGCTCGCGCAGATGGCAGGCGCGGGCGCGCTGGTCTCGCTGCTGCTGGGCATCGACGACGACGCCGGTCAGGCGATCGTGATCGCGGTCGTCGGCGTCGTGATGATCACCTACGTGCTCGTCGGCGGCATGAAGGGCACGACCTGGGTGCAGATCATCAAAGCCGCCCTGCTCATCGCGGGCACGTTCGCGATGACCGTGTGGGTGCTCGGCCGGTACGGATTCAACCTCTCCGGTCTGCTCGGTGCTGCGTCGGATTCGGCAGGCGGCAACTCGGCACTGCTCAACCCCGGCGAGAAGTACGGCGCGTCCGAAACGAGCAAGCTCGACTTCCTGTCACTGGGTATCGCGCTCGTTCTCGGCACGGCCGGCCTTCCGCACGTGCTCATGCGCTTCTACACGGTGCCGACGGCGAAGGAAGCCCGCAGGTCGGTGGTGTGGGCGATCGTCCTGATCGGACTGTTCTACCTGTTCACCCTCGTGCTCGGCTACGGAGCGGCGGCCATCGTCGGCTCGGACACGATCAGCAACGCGCCCGGTGGCGAGAACTCGGCGGCACCGCTGCTGGCCCAGGCGCTCGGCGGGCCGGTGCTGCTCGGGTTCATCGCGGCCGTTGCCTTCGCGACGATTCTCGCCGTCGTCGCGGGTCTGACCATCACGGCATCCGCCTCGTTCGCGCACGACGTCTACGCCAACGTGATCAAGAAGGGCAAGGTCGACAGCAAGAACGCCGAGGTACGGGTCGCCCGTATCACCGCGTGCGTGATCGGTGCCATCGCGATCGTCGGCGGCATCCTCGCCAAGGAACAGAACGTGGCGTTCCTCGTCGCGCTCGCCTTCGCGGTCGCCGCGTCGGCGAACCTGCCGACCATCCTGTACTCGTTGTTCTGGAAGCGGTTCAACACCTCGGGCGCACTGTGGTCGATCTACGGTGGCCTCACGGTGTGCGTCGTGCTCATCGTCTTCTCGCCCGCCGTGTCGGGCAAGGACAACTCGATGGTCACCGGGGTCGATTTCCACTGGTTCCCGCTGGAGAACCCCGGCCTGGTCTCGATTCCGGTCTCGTTCTTCCTCGGCTGGCTCGGCACCGTCCTGTCCAAGGAACACAAGGAGGACAAGTACAAGGAAATGGAAGTACGCGCGCTCACCGGCGCCGGTGCGGAGAAAGCCACGACGCACTGA
- a CDS encoding DUF485 domain-containing protein, producing MSTTEPSTHPPGPDRWAEVHASAEFRELRKRLRLFVFPMTVAFLSWYLLYVLLADYAHGFMSTKVFGNINLGLILGLLQFVTTFLITWLYVRYANRKLDPIADKIRADIEGDAE from the coding sequence GTGAGCACCACCGAGCCCTCCACCCATCCGCCTGGGCCGGACCGCTGGGCAGAAGTCCACGCGAGCGCGGAGTTCCGTGAGCTCCGCAAACGCCTCCGTCTTTTCGTCTTCCCGATGACGGTGGCTTTCCTTTCCTGGTACCTGCTGTACGTGTTGCTCGCCGACTACGCGCACGGGTTCATGTCCACCAAGGTCTTCGGCAACATCAACCTCGGCCTGATCCTCGGGTTGTTGCAGTTCGTGACGACCTTCCTCATCACGTGGCTCTACGTGCGCTACGCCAACCGCAAGCTGGACCCCATCGCGGACAAGATCAGGGCTGACATCGAGGGAGATGCGGAATGA
- a CDS encoding cation acetate symporter, which produces MIVAFAVAPVVLVTLLIGLRGVAAMRTTSDFLVASRRVSPLLNSAAVSGEYLSAASFLGVAGLVVKDGVGSLWFPVGFTAGYIAMLALVAAPMRRSGALTVPDFAEARLASPSLRKLAAIVVLVIGALYLVPQFRTAGLVLSVVSGTPYWVGVAISGAAVSATLALGGMRAATYVQAFQFVFKLLLFIIPAIWLLVQAGPGVRDEAVHPVEFTHFAEETTVQFRVGATLEVPQGVRVVETDGGTRTVQEGQWQIPAGETVVFPEGGRVPQVLGESAPGAPGWERPLLDLHDEGHPLLGTWAVLIATMLGTMGLPHVIMRFHTSPDGRAARRTAAITVALLSVFYLFPGIYGVLGRVLVPQLYLSGATDSAVVALPAQVDDGSAGTLFTGLLTAGAFAAFLATSLGLLLVVSGAISHDLVPGGLRQLRVAVVGAAVIVVLLALPAARFDAGTLVTWGFTVAASTFCPLLVLGIWWSRLTAPGAIAGVAVGLLGSSGAFLLSVINPPVHGWIAILLVQPAPWSVPLAFATMIVVSLFGRPPPWSTAAMLRLHLHEHRKSPFADRAAMGRDLGHSSWSARRSSAVRRITRRLVR; this is translated from the coding sequence CGGCGAATACCTTTCGGCGGCGTCGTTTCTGGGTGTCGCCGGGCTCGTGGTGAAGGACGGCGTCGGGTCGCTGTGGTTTCCCGTGGGGTTCACCGCGGGCTACATCGCGATGCTCGCGCTCGTCGCGGCCCCCATGCGCCGTTCCGGCGCGCTGACCGTCCCCGACTTCGCCGAGGCACGGCTCGCCTCGCCCTCGCTGCGCAAGCTCGCCGCGATCGTGGTGCTCGTCATCGGCGCGCTGTACCTCGTCCCGCAGTTCCGCACGGCCGGTCTCGTGCTCAGCGTCGTCAGCGGCACCCCGTACTGGGTCGGGGTCGCGATCTCGGGTGCGGCGGTGAGCGCGACGCTCGCGCTCGGCGGCATGCGCGCGGCGACCTACGTCCAGGCGTTCCAGTTCGTGTTCAAACTGCTGCTGTTCATCATCCCCGCGATCTGGCTGCTGGTGCAGGCCGGTCCCGGCGTGCGCGACGAGGCGGTGCATCCCGTCGAGTTCACGCATTTCGCCGAAGAGACCACGGTGCAGTTCCGGGTGGGGGCGACACTCGAAGTGCCACAAGGGGTTCGGGTCGTCGAAACCGATGGCGGCACCAGAACAGTCCAAGAAGGACAGTGGCAGATCCCGGCAGGCGAAACCGTCGTCTTCCCGGAGGGCGGCAGGGTTCCGCAGGTACTCGGCGAATCGGCGCCAGGCGCGCCGGGCTGGGAGCGGCCACTGCTCGACCTGCACGACGAAGGGCACCCCCTGCTGGGAACCTGGGCGGTGCTGATCGCGACCATGCTCGGCACGATGGGCCTGCCGCACGTGATCATGCGGTTCCACACCAGCCCCGATGGGAGGGCCGCGCGCCGCACGGCGGCGATCACCGTCGCGTTGCTCAGCGTCTTCTATCTTTTTCCGGGTATCTACGGCGTGCTCGGCAGGGTGCTCGTGCCGCAGCTCTACCTATCCGGCGCAACCGACAGTGCGGTGGTGGCGCTACCGGCCCAGGTCGACGACGGCTCCGCTGGCACCCTGTTCACCGGCCTGCTCACGGCAGGCGCGTTCGCCGCCTTCCTCGCGACGTCGCTTGGGCTATTGCTGGTGGTGTCGGGCGCGATCTCGCACGACCTCGTCCCCGGCGGCCTTCGCCAGCTCAGGGTCGCGGTGGTCGGCGCCGCGGTCATCGTCGTACTGCTGGCGCTTCCCGCCGCCCGTTTCGACGCGGGAACGCTTGTCACCTGGGGATTCACCGTCGCGGCTTCGACCTTCTGCCCGCTTCTCGTACTCGGTATCTGGTGGTCACGGCTCACCGCGCCGGGCGCGATCGCCGGGGTCGCCGTCGGTCTGCTCGGCAGTTCGGGCGCGTTCCTGCTGAGCGTCATCAACCCGCCGGTACACGGCTGGATCGCGATCCTGCTCGTCCAGCCCGCGCCGTGGTCGGTGCCGCTCGCGTTCGCGACGATGATCGTGGTCTCGCTGTTCGGCAGGCCACCACCGTGGTCGACGGCCGCCATGCTCCGTCTCCACCTGCACGAACACCGGAAATCCCCGTTCGCCGACCGAGCGGCGATGGGACGTGACCTCGGCCACTCATCGTGGTCGGCCCGCCGTTCGTCAGCCGTTCGTCGCATCACCCGCCGGTTGGTCCGCTGA